In Lentibacillus amyloliquefaciens, one DNA window encodes the following:
- a CDS encoding sigma-54-dependent Fis family transcriptional regulator, translated as MIQNVVSIPVAHIDITGYDMLRVFTLIRGIKEGVALVGYPNISQGASTICNILEFDVKMITIKSRNEVRDNLEELKQQGFNVVIGDVITVQVAEQVGLRGVLITSGKEAVTDSFEEGKRIYNFFRRVNSQFYYFQETFNAMPFPIILLNKDAEVIEKNLMYEQDNQCHEILESPDILRVIKRVLENETNQWAEIEGENIIYEIQAYLVSMSETIVGVNIHDSLIKADNRAFRIIGNPVHIPIIGDSDEAKRLRNNIQQFAYTDANVCVIGESGTGKYTVAQELHFEKSGQESPLIVIEGSYLTNNTEIDKLQTKLTTVKHGTVVIKDVESVSTEMQDAIKSLLRDIPTTMKIIVLANESLDYLVHNRVFDKELYKKISNHVIHLSPLRDRKEDIRAFVDYFLTEFHAENGNETVGMKQDAIEYLLEFEWPGNLSQLKKVIQELSMMTTDNYIELFHVKKLMNQYEPVSMSKDNCLPLDGTLEEIEQKVIKQVLQEEGDNQSKAAKRLNINRSTLWRKLKN; from the coding sequence ATGATTCAGAATGTTGTTTCGATTCCTGTCGCTCATATTGATATAACCGGATATGATATGTTGCGTGTTTTCACCCTCATTCGTGGAATAAAAGAAGGGGTGGCACTCGTTGGTTATCCGAATATTTCTCAGGGGGCATCCACAATATGTAACATATTAGAATTTGATGTGAAAATGATTACAATTAAATCAAGGAATGAAGTGAGAGACAACTTGGAGGAACTGAAGCAACAAGGTTTTAATGTAGTGATTGGTGACGTTATCACCGTTCAAGTTGCAGAGCAGGTTGGGTTACGTGGTGTTTTAATCACTTCTGGAAAAGAAGCGGTTACTGATTCTTTTGAAGAAGGAAAAAGGATATATAACTTCTTTCGCAGGGTAAACAGCCAATTTTATTATTTTCAGGAAACCTTCAATGCGATGCCTTTTCCAATTATTTTATTGAATAAAGATGCCGAAGTGATTGAAAAAAATTTAATGTACGAACAAGATAATCAGTGTCATGAAATTTTAGAGTCACCAGATATATTGAGAGTAATTAAGCGGGTTCTCGAAAATGAAACAAATCAGTGGGCTGAAATTGAGGGTGAAAATATAATATATGAAATACAAGCTTATCTGGTAAGTATGTCAGAGACTATTGTAGGGGTTAACATTCATGATTCATTAATAAAAGCTGATAATAGAGCTTTTAGAATCATTGGTAATCCTGTGCATATCCCAATTATTGGAGATAGTGACGAGGCCAAGCGGTTAAGGAATAATATACAACAATTCGCATATACTGATGCAAATGTGTGTGTTATTGGGGAATCGGGGACTGGTAAATATACAGTTGCACAGGAATTACATTTTGAAAAATCTGGTCAGGAATCTCCTCTTATTGTTATTGAGGGAAGTTATTTAACTAATAATACTGAAATAGATAAACTACAAACTAAACTTACTACTGTAAAGCACGGAACAGTTGTAATAAAAGACGTTGAATCGGTGTCAACTGAAATGCAAGATGCTATTAAAAGCTTATTACGAGACATACCAACAACTATGAAAATTATTGTGCTTGCTAATGAATCGCTTGATTATCTTGTACATAACAGAGTCTTCGATAAAGAGCTTTATAAAAAGATTTCTAATCATGTCATACATCTTTCACCATTACGTGATAGGAAAGAAGATATTAGAGCTTTTGTTGATTATTTCCTAACTGAATTTCATGCTGAAAATGGTAATGAAACAGTGGGTATGAAACAAGATGCAATTGAATATCTTTTGGAGTTTGAGTGGCCGGGCAACTTGTCTCAATTAAAAAAAGTAATTCAGGAATTGAGTATGATGACGACAGATAATTATATAGAACTTTTCCATGTTAAGAAATTAATGAATCAATATGAACCAGTGTCGATGTCTAAAGATAATTGTTTACCGCTTGATGGAACGTTGGAAGAAATTGAGCAAAAAGTCATCAAACAAGTATTGCAAGAAGAGGGAGACAATCAATCAAAAGCGGCAAAAAGATTGAATATCAATCGTTCTACTTTATGGCGAAAGTTAAAGAATTAA
- a CDS encoding thermonuclease family protein, which produces MTKQVKTRTTRILPLLILMLFSFGIAGCADDSSQSANGTQQEEQTHQRDDKETTEKADEAKQGEEKPDREASAANSNDSESGTSTSQQNNAPEDAEKATISRVVDGDTIEVKYNGSTEDVRLLLVDTPETVHPSKPVQPFGPEASEFAKDTLTPGESVKIEFDGPKRDHYDRLLGYIWDDGQNFNKRLLKKGLARYAYVYDPPYTHQKSFQQAEVNARNNDIGIWSIEGYVTPDGFASQSSESEDNTTSDSSNSDDSSPVSGYAPNGPDRDCSDFDTQQAAQAFFEAAGGPEADQHRLDGSDNDGRVCESLP; this is translated from the coding sequence TTGACGAAACAGGTTAAGACACGCACTACAAGAATTTTACCGCTTCTCATCCTTATGCTCTTTAGTTTTGGTATAGCGGGGTGTGCCGATGACAGCTCTCAGTCAGCTAATGGTACGCAGCAGGAAGAGCAAACACACCAAAGGGATGATAAAGAAACGACAGAAAAGGCTGATGAAGCAAAACAAGGTGAAGAAAAGCCCGATCGGGAAGCAAGCGCTGCTAATTCCAATGATTCTGAGTCTGGCACATCAACGTCACAGCAAAATAATGCGCCGGAGGACGCTGAAAAAGCAACCATCTCCCGTGTTGTTGACGGAGATACAATCGAAGTGAAGTACAATGGTTCAACTGAAGACGTGCGTTTGCTGTTGGTGGACACACCGGAGACCGTACACCCTTCCAAGCCCGTTCAGCCATTTGGACCTGAGGCTTCCGAATTTGCCAAAGACACATTAACACCCGGCGAAAGCGTCAAAATCGAATTTGACGGGCCTAAACGAGATCATTATGATCGCCTGTTAGGCTACATTTGGGACGATGGCCAGAATTTCAACAAACGATTGTTGAAAAAGGGATTAGCCCGTTATGCATATGTTTATGACCCACCGTATACCCATCAGAAATCATTTCAGCAAGCAGAAGTAAATGCACGCAATAATGATATTGGTATTTGGAGTATCGAAGGTTATGTCACACCGGATGGTTTTGCCTCTCAATCGAGTGAATCGGAGGATAATACCACATCGGATTCTTCCAATTCCGATGATTCATCACCCGTATCAGGCTATGCCCCGAATGGACCGGACCGGGATTGCAGCGATTTTGATACACAGCAGGCTGCACAGGCGTTCTTTGAAGCTGCCGGCGGGCCTGAGGCGGATCAACATCGTTTGGATGGCAGTGATAATGACGGGAGGGTATGTGAGTCATTACCATGA
- the pdxA gene encoding 4-hydroxythreonine-4-phosphate dehydrogenase PdxA gives MGHKPIVGITMGDASGVGPEIIVKSLQSKHVYEQSHPIVIGDAKILKRAAELLSTELTIKEVDSNSDFTTRFGEIVCYDLDLLPEDLPFGQVSSEAGNAAFEYLRTAIELANNGRIDAICTAPLNKEALHKGGHIYPGHTEILAELTGTKDFSMMLSSPKLKVIHVTTHVGLIDAINMINPERVQKVIRLAHETLTNAGVSQPKIGVCGINPHAGENGLFGNGEEEEKIIPAIDRVTEEGLNVEGPLPADTLFFRAQRGDFDIVIAMYHDQGHGPIKVLGLEAGVNITVGLPIIRTSVDHGTAFDIAGTGVVDERSMLEALRQATELAPEK, from the coding sequence ATGGGGCATAAACCAATAGTAGGTATTACGATGGGGGACGCTTCTGGAGTAGGACCGGAGATTATTGTGAAAAGTTTACAAAGTAAACATGTATATGAACAATCTCACCCGATTGTAATTGGTGATGCGAAAATCTTGAAGCGTGCTGCAGAATTGCTAAGTACTGAATTAACGATAAAAGAAGTAGATAGTAACTCTGATTTCACAACACGTTTTGGAGAAATAGTTTGTTATGATCTTGATTTACTGCCAGAAGATTTGCCATTTGGTCAGGTTTCTTCGGAGGCTGGAAATGCAGCTTTTGAATATCTGAGAACTGCTATTGAACTCGCAAACAATGGTCGAATTGATGCAATTTGTACGGCTCCTTTAAACAAAGAAGCATTGCATAAAGGTGGACATATTTATCCGGGGCATACAGAAATTTTAGCTGAGTTAACAGGTACGAAAGACTTTTCCATGATGCTTTCTTCACCTAAATTAAAGGTGATTCACGTAACCACTCATGTGGGTCTTATCGATGCTATAAATATGATTAATCCGGAACGGGTTCAAAAAGTTATACGTTTAGCACATGAAACACTTACTAATGCTGGAGTCAGTCAGCCGAAAATAGGTGTATGTGGGATTAACCCTCATGCCGGAGAAAATGGATTATTCGGCAATGGAGAAGAAGAAGAGAAAATCATTCCGGCTATTGACCGCGTAACTGAAGAAGGACTAAATGTTGAAGGACCACTCCCGGCTGATACGTTATTCTTCCGTGCGCAACGTGGTGACTTTGATATTGTAATCGCAATGTATCACGATCAAGGTCATGGTCCAATTAAAGTTTTGGGACTTGAAGCTGGAGTGAATATTACAGTAGGTTTGCCAATCATCAGAACAAGTGTTGACCATGGGACGGCATTTGATATCGCAGGCACAGGCGTAGTAGATGAAAGAAGTATGCTAGAAGCCTTAAGACAAGCGACTGAATTAGCACCGGAGAAATAG
- a CDS encoding four-carbon acid sugar kinase family protein, with protein MKYNIGIIADDLTGANDSGVQLTEKGINTSVLFDIPEGQDNLDNGVVIDTNSRALSKEKAAFKTKQAGQFLKQAGYSSIYKKMDSTLRGHIGTELQALYDVFKPEFVFIAPAFPPLGRTTKDGIHYVNGEKIAETEISNDPKHPVTESSIPKLLEKDMGQPVGLLSKADINLDLTSFREKMNSFKKNKLSYIVCDAETQDDFKKVVQKMLMVSESIVWAGSAGLAEVLPEILGISEKTDKRFFFKSNHVMTVCGSLSQVTQNQVRYAIKQPNITAVELDPLQIFGNDWEKYRQNNIVDLLEGLENGNDLVLYVPSNKEVREQVMEVGKSLNLTGYQMGERISGAIGEVVAAVAETNKDLSGFVLTGGDTAKDTSSHLGGIGFRLIKQVEAGIPLGTLIGTDLEYTVVTKAGAFGKEASIYNAMQELKGVYNDGA; from the coding sequence ATGAAATACAATATAGGTATTATTGCAGATGATTTAACTGGCGCAAATGATAGTGGTGTTCAGCTTACAGAAAAAGGTATAAATACTTCCGTTCTTTTTGACATCCCGGAAGGTCAAGATAACCTTGATAACGGAGTTGTGATCGATACGAATTCACGAGCGTTATCTAAGGAAAAAGCAGCTTTTAAGACGAAGCAAGCTGGTCAGTTTTTAAAACAAGCAGGTTATTCATCTATTTATAAAAAAATGGATTCCACCCTGAGGGGACACATTGGAACTGAATTGCAGGCCCTTTATGATGTATTTAAACCGGAGTTTGTATTCATTGCACCGGCTTTTCCTCCACTTGGCAGAACAACGAAAGATGGTATACACTATGTCAATGGTGAAAAAATAGCTGAAACTGAAATATCAAACGATCCGAAGCATCCGGTAACGGAATCGTCTATCCCTAAGCTTTTGGAAAAGGATATGGGACAACCGGTCGGATTGTTAAGTAAAGCAGATATTAATTTAGACTTAACCTCTTTTCGGGAAAAAATGAATAGCTTTAAAAAAAATAAGCTAAGCTATATTGTTTGTGATGCAGAAACACAGGATGATTTTAAAAAAGTTGTACAAAAAATGCTTATGGTATCAGAGTCTATTGTTTGGGCAGGATCTGCTGGTCTTGCAGAAGTGCTTCCGGAAATACTTGGAATTAGTGAAAAGACAGATAAACGATTCTTTTTTAAATCTAATCATGTTATGACAGTTTGCGGAAGCTTATCACAAGTAACTCAAAATCAAGTGCGTTATGCAATCAAACAGCCCAATATAACTGCTGTGGAATTGGATCCATTGCAAATTTTTGGGAATGATTGGGAAAAATATAGACAGAATAATATTGTAGACTTGCTTGAAGGATTAGAAAATGGGAATGATCTTGTTTTATATGTTCCTTCTAATAAAGAGGTAAGGGAACAAGTTATGGAAGTCGGAAAAAGCCTTAATTTAACAGGATACCAAATGGGAGAACGTATTTCCGGAGCGATTGGCGAAGTCGTGGCAGCAGTTGCTGAAACAAATAAAGACTTGAGTGGTTTTGTTCTAACAGGCGGGGATACAGCAAAAGATACCTCGAGTCACTTAGGTGGAATTGGCTTCCGTTTAATCAAGCAGGTTGAAGCAGGAATTCCATTGGGGACATTAATCGGTACAGATCTTGAATATACAGTTGTAACAAAAGCAGGAGCATTTGGAAAAGAAGCTTCGATTTATAATGCAATGCAAGAATTGAAGGGAGTTTATAATGATGGGGCATAA
- a CDS encoding 2-keto-3-deoxygluconate permease, producing the protein MRIKASIEKVPGGMMVVPLLLAATLNTVVPDLLRIGNFTQALFVDGANTLIALFLLCTGAQINLRNVGVSLGKGATLLATKWVVGAIFGLIAYMLAGDSGLWLGLAPIAIIAAMTNSNGGLYVALVGQYGDKTDRAAYSLLALNDGPFFTMVALSIFGAMGFVDGLFSFVSFIAVLLPIIVGMVLGNLDEEMRKFFDKGSAMLIPFFAFALGMGIDFGAIIEGGLSGIVLGLATVFLTGTAGFFIFKAFKWNPIAGAAEGSTAGNAVATPAAIAAASASFASHVDLATVQVAASTVTTAILLPLYIGFLVKRLEKKGVKVPDDYVNE; encoded by the coding sequence ATGAGAATTAAAGCATCAATAGAAAAAGTTCCTGGAGGTATGATGGTAGTTCCGTTATTGCTTGCGGCAACACTTAATACCGTCGTTCCTGATTTACTTAGGATTGGCAATTTTACACAGGCATTATTTGTAGATGGAGCAAACACGCTAATCGCACTATTCCTATTATGTACAGGGGCTCAGATTAACTTACGTAATGTTGGAGTTAGCCTTGGTAAAGGTGCAACATTGTTAGCGACGAAATGGGTAGTAGGTGCAATCTTTGGTCTTATTGCATATATGTTAGCTGGAGATAGTGGGCTTTGGTTAGGTTTAGCACCAATTGCGATTATTGCTGCCATGACTAACAGTAATGGTGGTTTGTACGTAGCGCTTGTTGGTCAATATGGTGACAAAACAGACCGTGCAGCATACTCATTACTTGCGTTAAATGATGGTCCTTTCTTTACGATGGTAGCGTTGTCTATATTCGGTGCTATGGGATTTGTTGATGGGTTGTTTTCATTTGTATCATTTATCGCAGTGTTGCTACCTATCATTGTTGGTATGGTGTTAGGTAATTTAGATGAAGAAATGAGAAAGTTCTTTGATAAAGGGAGTGCCATGCTAATTCCGTTCTTTGCCTTTGCGCTTGGTATGGGAATCGATTTTGGTGCAATTATTGAAGGTGGATTGTCAGGTATTGTTCTTGGTTTAGCAACTGTATTCCTAACTGGTACTGCAGGATTCTTCATTTTTAAAGCATTTAAGTGGAACCCGATTGCTGGTGCTGCAGAAGGCTCAACAGCAGGTAATGCAGTGGCAACACCTGCCGCGATTGCAGCTGCCAGTGCAAGCTTTGCTTCACATGTTGACCTTGCTACAGTTCAGGTTGCAGCATCTACTGTTACAACTGCTATTCTACTGCCGTTATATATCGGTTTTCTAGTGAAGCGGTTAGAGAAAAAAGGCGTAAAAGTACCAGACGACTATGTTAATGAGTAA
- a CDS encoding BglG family transcription antiterminator: MKLLKAAANNPVTSRQISAEMQMSTKTIRNDIKALNEILVDYGIHIDSYRGKGYRLSMKEETAVEQFFQEYTEGALSPPAEPEERIIFIMEKLLLSSEYVKMEDLATKLFVSRSTLQSDLKAVRHILKDYRLAVDHKPNYGIKVTGKETQIRFCISEYIFNQKPIPLEEHWLNLLPFQVMEIIRESILKHLRADRIIISDNSLQNLLTHIVIAYKRICDNQTVRMVKRDFHEIKNEKDFLVAQKILNDIEQHLEVQFSENEIAYLSLHLKGTKLSSSVNQSYDVHSLLDRETQVIVGKMVQRIDREYGLRLSGDQELFKNLSLHLEPAITRSRYQMNVRNPMLGEIRMKYPLSFEAALTAADVINERQNIKVNEDEIGYIALHLEAAQERAKSSVFARNRCLIVCASGLGSAQLLLYKLKNKFGAKLDIIGTIENYNLNNQSAENVDFIISTIPIEKTLSVPIIKVSTILGDNDVSAIEHVLDKPSTDMEKYIIPEYTFLNRDFQTPESVIRFLTETLIKDGKANKEYTRSVLERENLAPTCFGNLVALPHPLEPGTEKTFLAIATLKRPIKWADKLVQLVILLNANKAKKEDLKPMFHSLGRLTDDQQVVSRLLDCKTFAELYETIITF, encoded by the coding sequence ATGAAGCTGCTCAAAGCGGCTGCTAATAACCCTGTGACAAGTCGGCAAATTTCTGCTGAAATGCAGATGAGTACAAAAACGATCAGGAACGATATTAAAGCGTTGAATGAGATACTGGTCGACTATGGAATCCATATTGATTCATACAGGGGAAAAGGTTATCGGCTAAGTATGAAGGAAGAAACGGCTGTTGAGCAATTTTTTCAGGAGTACACAGAAGGGGCATTGTCTCCACCCGCGGAACCAGAGGAGCGTATTATTTTTATAATGGAGAAACTTTTGCTTTCCTCTGAATATGTAAAAATGGAAGATTTGGCTACGAAGTTGTTTGTCAGTCGTTCAACTTTGCAAAGTGATTTGAAAGCAGTCCGTCATATATTAAAAGATTATCGCTTAGCTGTTGATCATAAACCTAATTATGGCATTAAAGTAACGGGGAAGGAAACGCAAATCCGGTTTTGCATCTCAGAATATATATTTAACCAAAAACCAATACCATTGGAAGAACACTGGTTAAATTTATTGCCGTTTCAGGTTATGGAAATCATCAGGGAAAGCATTTTAAAACATCTTCGAGCTGACCGCATTATCATTTCAGATAACAGTCTGCAAAATCTACTAACGCATATTGTGATTGCTTATAAACGGATTTGTGACAATCAAACGGTTCGGATGGTCAAAAGAGATTTTCATGAGATCAAAAATGAAAAGGATTTTTTAGTAGCACAGAAGATTTTGAATGATATAGAGCAGCATCTTGAGGTTCAGTTTTCTGAAAATGAAATTGCCTATCTATCCCTTCACTTAAAAGGAACAAAATTATCGTCCTCCGTTAATCAAAGCTATGACGTACATTCGCTTCTGGATCGTGAGACACAGGTCATTGTAGGCAAGATGGTTCAACGGATTGATCGCGAATATGGCCTGCGGCTGTCAGGTGATCAAGAACTTTTTAAAAATTTGAGTTTGCATTTAGAACCGGCCATTACTCGATCTCGGTATCAAATGAACGTTCGCAACCCCATGCTTGGGGAAATCAGGATGAAGTATCCCCTGTCATTTGAAGCTGCCCTCACCGCAGCTGATGTAATCAATGAAAGACAGAACATCAAGGTGAATGAGGATGAAATTGGGTATATAGCACTTCATCTGGAAGCTGCTCAGGAAAGGGCAAAAAGTTCTGTTTTTGCGCGGAATCGTTGCCTGATTGTATGTGCGTCCGGGCTTGGTAGTGCACAGCTGCTTTTGTATAAGTTGAAAAACAAATTTGGGGCAAAGCTTGATATTATCGGAACGATTGAAAACTATAATTTAAACAATCAGTCCGCGGAAAATGTTGATTTCATTATAAGTACGATTCCAATTGAAAAGACGTTATCAGTTCCAATTATTAAAGTGAGCACAATTCTTGGAGACAATGATGTATCTGCTATTGAACACGTTTTAGACAAGCCATCAACAGACATGGAAAAATACATCATTCCCGAATATACTTTTCTCAATCGGGACTTTCAGACACCTGAATCGGTTATTCGTTTTTTGACAGAAACCCTCATCAAAGATGGAAAAGCCAATAAGGAGTATACGCGTTCTGTACTGGAAAGAGAAAATCTGGCGCCGACATGTTTCGGTAATCTGGTGGCGCTTCCACATCCGCTTGAACCTGGTACGGAGAAAACGTTTTTAGCTATTGCCACGTTGAAAAGGCCAATCAAGTGGGCGGATAAGCTTGTTCAACTCGTAATATTGCTCAACGCAAACAAAGCAAAAAAAGAAGATTTAAAGCCCATGTTTCATTCATTGGGTAGATTGACCGATGACCAGCAGGTAGTATCCCGTTTATTGGATTGCAAAACGTTTGCAGAACTTTATGAAACAATTATAACGTTTTAA